The Enterococcus sp. 7F3_DIV0205 genome has a window encoding:
- a CDS encoding helix-turn-helix transcriptional regulator → MSNTIRKQRFMHGEMTQQALADAVGVTRQTIISLEQEKYSPSLELAFKIAKVFEQPLDEVFSYKG, encoded by the coding sequence ATCAGCAATACGATCCGGAAACAACGATTTATGCATGGAGAAATGACGCAACAAGCTCTAGCAGATGCTGTAGGTGTTACAAGACAAACGATTATTTCACTTGAACAAGAAAAATACTCTCCTTCTTTGGAACTAGCATTTAAAATTGCTAAAGTATTTGAACAACCTTTAGATGAGGTTTTTTCCTATAAGGGATAG
- a CDS encoding NAD(P)-dependent alcohol dehydrogenase — protein MKAIICTGYGDPDVLQMQEVAKPVPKDNEILIRIHATTVASGDCVVRGAKKYGPILKIMFGLKRPRQPILGTELSGTIEAVGANVKKFKIGDAVFALTGMKFGGYAEYICLPENGIISLKPENATFDEAAALSFGGTTALHFLRKAGLAPKTKVLIYGASGSVGTAAVQLAAHFGADVTGVCSKQNLDLVHSLGANIVIDYTSDHFKTLNETYDIVFDAVGKLNKTKAKQLTNQNGKFVSVARGMVKELTADLYLLKQLFEEEKFKAAIDKRYPLKDADKAHAYVETGRKKGNVILTVVTE, from the coding sequence ATGAAAGCAATCATTTGTACAGGATATGGTGATCCTGATGTACTTCAGATGCAAGAAGTTGCAAAACCTGTGCCCAAAGATAACGAAATTTTGATAAGAATCCATGCGACAACTGTGGCTTCTGGCGATTGTGTAGTGAGAGGCGCAAAAAAATATGGACCGATCTTGAAGATCATGTTTGGTTTAAAGCGACCTAGACAACCAATTTTAGGAACCGAACTTTCGGGTACCATTGAAGCTGTTGGAGCCAATGTCAAAAAATTTAAAATTGGCGATGCGGTCTTTGCGTTGACAGGAATGAAGTTTGGCGGTTATGCAGAATATATCTGTCTACCTGAAAACGGCATTATTTCATTAAAACCTGAAAATGCGACATTTGACGAAGCAGCAGCTTTATCTTTTGGCGGAACAACTGCACTGCATTTTTTAAGAAAAGCTGGCCTAGCCCCTAAGACAAAAGTGTTGATTTACGGTGCTTCTGGTTCCGTCGGTACAGCTGCTGTACAACTTGCAGCTCACTTTGGGGCAGATGTGACTGGGGTTTGTAGTAAGCAAAATCTTGATTTAGTACATTCGCTAGGGGCTAATATTGTTATTGACTACACCTCTGATCATTTCAAAACATTGAATGAAACCTACGATATTGTCTTTGATGCAGTTGGTAAATTGAATAAAACTAAAGCAAAACAGCTTACAAACCAAAATGGCAAATTTGTCTCTGTAGCTCGCGGAATGGTCAAAGAATTGACAGCCGATCTGTATCTGCTCAAACAACTCTTTGAAGAAGAAAAATTTAAAGCCGCCATCGACAAACGTTATCCCTTAAAAGACGCCGACAAAGCTCATGCTTATGTAGAAACTGGACGAAAAAAAGGCAATGTTATTTTGACTGTAGTCACAGAATGA
- a CDS encoding MmcQ/YjbR family DNA-binding protein, with the protein MKERIQYLKDEAKKWPGATVDYREDWDCDYFGIEKKCFCMLGTNKAGERVMTVKGDPEENELLREQYPDVVPGYYANKTHWNSFLLENSSFENEQLAVFLRKSYELVLGKLPKKVQAKYK; encoded by the coding sequence ATGAAGGAAAGAATTCAGTATTTAAAAGATGAAGCAAAGAAATGGCCAGGAGCAACGGTTGATTATCGGGAAGATTGGGATTGCGATTATTTTGGAATCGAAAAAAAATGTTTTTGTATGCTCGGAACAAATAAAGCTGGAGAACGAGTGATGACAGTTAAGGGTGATCCGGAAGAGAATGAATTGTTACGAGAGCAATATCCAGATGTTGTGCCAGGATATTATGCGAATAAAACCCATTGGAATTCATTTTTGTTGGAAAACTCATCATTTGAAAATGAGCAGCTTGCAGTTTTTTTAAGAAAATCCTATGAATTAGTTCTTGGCAAATTGCCTAAGAAAGTTCAAGCAAAATATAAATAA
- a CDS encoding VOC family protein: protein MKLDMVGIIVESMEEAILFYERLGFKVLGETTAEYVELNNDGVRISLNTKKMIEGVYGYPPNNEGDKIELAFLCDSPVEIDQLCEKMNGFGYEIFREPWQAFWGQYYAIIKDPDDNLLSFFCDAV, encoded by the coding sequence ATGAAATTAGATATGGTGGGAATCATTGTTGAGTCAATGGAAGAAGCAATTTTATTTTACGAACGCTTAGGATTTAAGGTTTTAGGAGAAACAACGGCTGAATACGTAGAACTTAATAATGATGGGGTAAGGATTTCATTGAACACTAAAAAAATGATTGAAGGTGTGTATGGCTATCCGCCTAACAATGAAGGTGACAAAATCGAGCTAGCGTTTCTTTGTGATTCTCCAGTAGAAATCGATCAGCTATGCGAAAAAATGAATGGCTTTGGTTACGAGATTTTTAGAGAACCCTGGCAGGCATTTTGGGGGCAATATTATGCGATCATCAAAGATCCAGATGATAATCTATTAAGTTTTTTTTGTGACGCTGTCTAG
- a CDS encoding helix-turn-helix domain-containing protein, giving the protein MNYKPKVWQEIKSEYQEIKPDHRLCSHIQSYWFSYTDQLNEPARIIPDLCSDLIVQLSPELDILSMNVCGPNTKFFYSYADEPTIYLGIRYYLGGMYSFFNTSFKELKNQLVELSLIERRMINDLKENVSGKKSFPELIESLDLYFLKRLNCLEFKRISAPVHEFITNHCRPIGMEISERSLQRLFREETGLSPYEAFDVLRFQKVYQELIVNPQIKHLDLVEKYDFFDQAHYSRKMKKMTGLTPQEIRQHVGILQDKN; this is encoded by the coding sequence ATGAATTATAAACCTAAAGTTTGGCAAGAGATCAAAAGTGAGTATCAAGAAATAAAGCCCGATCACCGTTTATGTTCCCATATCCAATCCTATTGGTTTAGTTATACAGATCAGTTAAATGAACCAGCCCGGATAATTCCAGATTTATGTTCGGATTTAATTGTGCAACTGAGTCCAGAACTGGATATTTTATCGATGAATGTTTGTGGTCCAAACACGAAATTTTTTTATTCCTATGCCGATGAACCAACTATTTATTTAGGAATTCGGTACTATTTAGGTGGCATGTATTCTTTTTTCAATACATCATTCAAAGAACTAAAAAATCAATTAGTTGAACTTAGCTTAATTGAAAGAAGGATGATAAATGATTTAAAAGAGAATGTATCAGGAAAAAAATCGTTCCCAGAGTTGATCGAAAGTTTGGATCTGTATTTTCTAAAGCGTTTGAATTGCCTAGAATTTAAGCGGATTTCAGCACCAGTCCATGAGTTTATCACTAACCACTGTCGCCCGATTGGAATGGAGATTTCAGAACGAAGTTTGCAACGCTTGTTTAGAGAGGAGACGGGATTATCTCCTTATGAAGCATTTGATGTATTGCGTTTTCAAAAAGTCTATCAAGAGTTAATAGTGAACCCTCAAATAAAGCATTTAGATTTAGTTGAAAAATATGATTTTTTTGATCAAGCACATTATAGTCGGAAAATGAAAAAAATGACGGGTTTAACACCACAAGAAATTCGGCAGCATGTCGGTATTTTACAAGACAAAAATTGA
- the glpK gene encoding glycerol kinase GlpK: MKQNQYILSIDQGTTSSRAILFNHEGQEIAKAQKEFTQYFPNPGWVEHEANEIWNSVQSVIADVLIESKLKPAQIKAIGITNQRETTVVWDKDTGEPIHRAIVWQSKQTSEIADELKEKGYQDFIQKRTGLIIDSYFSATKVKWLLDNVKGAKEKAESGQLLFGTIDTWLLWRLTGGKVHKTDYTNASRTMLFNIHTLDWDQDILDLLQVPRKMLPQVCSNAEVYGYTQDYHFYGENIPIAAMAGDQQAALFGQAAFEKGMVKNTYGTGAFIVMNTGETAILSEKGLLTTIGYGIDGKVTYALEGSIFVAGSAIQWLRDGLKLIENASESEALAGQVVDSDGVYVVPAFTGLGAPYWDQEARGAVFGITRGTTREHLIRATLESIAYQSADVIKTMENDSGIEIKLLRADGGASKNDLLMQFQADIINRPVEAADFSETTALGVAYLAGLAVGFWNDLAEIKSFTHTGKRFEAKITEERRNELYDGWQQAVHATMAYKERE; this comes from the coding sequence GTGAAACAAAACCAATATATTTTATCTATAGATCAAGGAACAACGAGTTCAAGAGCAATTCTATTTAATCATGAAGGGCAGGAAATTGCCAAAGCACAAAAAGAATTTACGCAATATTTTCCAAATCCCGGCTGGGTAGAGCATGAGGCAAATGAAATTTGGAATTCTGTTCAATCTGTCATTGCAGATGTATTGATCGAGTCAAAATTGAAGCCTGCTCAAATCAAGGCAATTGGTATTACAAATCAGCGTGAAACAACCGTTGTGTGGGATAAAGATACAGGGGAACCGATTCATCGTGCCATTGTTTGGCAGTCAAAACAAACCAGTGAAATCGCAGATGAACTCAAAGAAAAGGGCTATCAAGATTTTATTCAAAAGCGGACAGGTTTGATCATTGATTCTTATTTTTCCGCAACTAAAGTAAAGTGGTTATTGGATAATGTTAAAGGAGCGAAAGAAAAGGCTGAATCTGGACAGTTATTGTTCGGTACGATTGATACGTGGTTATTATGGAGACTGACAGGTGGAAAAGTCCACAAGACGGATTACACAAATGCTAGCCGAACGATGTTGTTTAATATTCATACATTAGATTGGGATCAAGACATCTTAGATTTATTACAGGTTCCTAGAAAGATGCTACCGCAAGTTTGTTCAAATGCAGAAGTATATGGGTATACGCAAGACTATCATTTTTATGGAGAAAATATTCCGATCGCTGCGATGGCTGGTGACCAACAAGCCGCATTATTTGGTCAAGCAGCTTTTGAAAAAGGCATGGTCAAGAATACTTATGGTACAGGTGCATTTATTGTGATGAATACAGGTGAAACAGCGATCTTATCTGAAAAAGGTTTATTGACCACCATCGGCTATGGGATTGATGGAAAAGTTACTTATGCATTAGAAGGCAGTATTTTTGTGGCTGGTTCAGCTATCCAGTGGTTGCGAGATGGATTGAAATTAATTGAAAATGCTAGTGAATCAGAAGCGTTGGCTGGCCAAGTCGTTGATTCTGATGGTGTCTACGTTGTTCCCGCCTTTACTGGCTTAGGCGCTCCGTATTGGGATCAAGAAGCACGTGGTGCTGTTTTTGGAATCACCAGAGGAACAACAAGGGAGCATTTGATACGAGCAACATTAGAATCGATTGCTTATCAGAGTGCCGATGTAATCAAAACAATGGAGAATGATTCTGGTATTGAAATCAAACTGCTCAGAGCCGACGGAGGAGCATCAAAAAATGATTTGCTGATGCAATTTCAAGCAGATATCATTAATAGACCAGTTGAAGCGGCAGATTTTTCCGAGACAACTGCTTTAGGTGTAGCTTATTTAGCGGGTTTAGCAGTAGGTTTTTGGAACGATTTAGCTGAAATCAAATCATTTACTCATACTGGGAAACGATTTGAGGCAAAAATCACAGAAGAAAGACGAAACGAGCTATATGATGGATGGCAGCAGGCAGTACATGCAACGATGGCTTATAAGGAGAGAGAGTAA
- a CDS encoding metal-dependent transcriptional regulator, with protein sequence MTPNREDYLKLIFELGGDENKINNKQIVSGLDVSAASVSEMISKLVKEKLVEHSPYQGVQLTELGLKKASTLIRKHRLWEVFLVEHLNYSWNEVHDEAEVLEHVTSQTLANRLSAYLNQPKFCPHGGVIPGDDQPVHEEKRQTLIDYPIGTKIRIARVLDEKELLDYLVAIDLQIHEEYTIDEIAAYEGPISISNNKKELAISYKAASTIFVDRL encoded by the coding sequence ATGACCCCGAATCGTGAAGACTACCTAAAACTGATTTTTGAATTAGGTGGCGATGAAAATAAAATCAACAATAAGCAAATCGTTTCCGGTCTGGATGTCTCTGCGGCATCTGTTAGTGAGATGATTTCAAAATTAGTAAAAGAAAAACTGGTTGAGCATTCACCTTATCAAGGTGTCCAACTAACTGAGCTAGGACTCAAAAAAGCGAGTACACTCATTCGCAAACATCGATTATGGGAAGTATTTTTAGTTGAACATTTAAACTACTCATGGAATGAAGTTCACGATGAAGCAGAAGTACTAGAACATGTCACCTCACAAACATTAGCAAATCGTTTGTCTGCGTACTTGAATCAACCAAAATTTTGTCCTCATGGCGGTGTTATTCCTGGTGATGATCAGCCTGTCCACGAAGAAAAACGTCAAACTTTGATCGATTATCCTATTGGCACTAAGATCCGTATTGCACGTGTATTAGATGAGAAAGAACTACTTGATTACTTAGTAGCGATCGACTTGCAGATTCACGAAGAATATACGATCGATGAAATCGCAGCATATGAAGGACCCATCAGTATTAGTAACAATAAAAAAGAACTAGCGATCAGCTATAAAGCGGCAAGTACGATTTTCGTTGATCGACTATAA
- the zwf gene encoding glucose-6-phosphate dehydrogenase encodes MNEKIALFTIFGGTGDLAKRKLYPSLFRLYRKGILAKHFAVIGTARREWSDEHYREIVRETIKDLNPTVEEAETFSSHFYYQSHNVNDSEHYDTLKKLSDTLNDDYQLGGNHIYYLAMAPQFFGTIVQHLKSQEILTDNGFDRLVIEKPFGSDYASAYQLNEEIRAVFPEKDIFRIDHYLGKEMIQNISAIRFANNIFESQWNNRYIDNVQITFAESLGVEDRGGYYEHSGALKDMVQNHILQVVALLAMEPPVAFSEAEIRAEKVKALQAIRLYSEKEALENFVRGQYGSGKLDNQEFVSYREEPNVDEHSQTETFVAGKFLIDNFRWSGVPFYIRTGKRLTEKGTRINIVFKQVPVNVFKDDIDKCGEKTDLPPNVLTIYIQPTEGFSMTLNGKEIGQGFTTTPVKLDYRHSAETTGNSPEAYEKLLLDSLNGDGTNFSHWDEVAQSWRIVDIIRQAWDKTSVEFPNYAAGSMGPEAAFELLEQDGFTWDWQPDVWYRERGKL; translated from the coding sequence ATGAACGAAAAGATAGCTTTGTTTACTATATTTGGCGGCACTGGTGATTTAGCAAAAAGAAAACTTTATCCTTCCTTATTCCGTTTATATCGTAAAGGAATATTAGCTAAGCATTTTGCAGTCATTGGTACGGCAAGAAGAGAATGGTCTGATGAACACTACCGAGAAATCGTTCGTGAGACGATCAAAGACTTAAATCCAACAGTTGAAGAGGCAGAAACATTTTCAAGTCACTTTTACTATCAGTCCCATAATGTTAATGATTCCGAGCATTACGATACCTTAAAAAAATTATCTGATACATTAAATGATGACTATCAATTAGGTGGCAATCATATTTACTATTTAGCAATGGCTCCGCAATTTTTCGGTACGATCGTTCAACACTTAAAATCACAAGAAATTTTAACAGATAACGGCTTTGATCGTTTAGTTATTGAAAAGCCCTTTGGCTCTGACTATGCTTCTGCTTATCAACTAAATGAAGAAATTCGTGCAGTTTTTCCTGAGAAAGATATTTTTAGAATCGATCATTACTTAGGAAAAGAAATGATCCAAAATATTTCTGCGATTCGCTTTGCTAATAACATTTTTGAATCCCAATGGAATAATCGCTATATTGATAATGTCCAGATTACATTTGCAGAAAGTCTTGGTGTTGAAGATCGTGGCGGTTATTATGAACACAGTGGTGCATTAAAAGATATGGTTCAAAACCATATTTTGCAAGTTGTAGCATTGTTGGCAATGGAGCCGCCTGTTGCTTTTTCAGAAGCTGAAATTCGTGCAGAAAAAGTAAAAGCCTTACAAGCAATTCGTCTTTATTCAGAAAAAGAAGCCTTAGAAAATTTTGTTCGCGGTCAATATGGATCCGGTAAACTCGACAATCAAGAATTTGTTAGTTATCGAGAAGAACCAAATGTCGATGAACATTCTCAAACCGAAACTTTTGTTGCTGGTAAATTTTTGATCGATAACTTCCGTTGGTCAGGCGTTCCTTTTTATATCCGCACAGGAAAACGTCTAACTGAAAAAGGTACACGTATCAACATCGTTTTCAAACAAGTACCAGTCAATGTCTTCAAAGATGATATTGATAAATGTGGTGAAAAGACCGATTTACCTCCAAATGTCTTAACTATTTATATTCAACCAACAGAAGGTTTCTCAATGACACTCAATGGAAAAGAAATTGGTCAAGGTTTTACAACTACACCTGTGAAATTAGATTATCGTCATAGCGCAGAAACAACTGGAAATAGTCCAGAGGCCTATGAAAAATTGTTATTGGATAGTTTAAATGGTGACGGAACAAACTTCTCTCACTGGGATGAAGTTGCTCAATCTTGGCGCATTGTTGATATTATTCGTCAGGCTTGGGATAAAACCTCTGTTGAGTTTCCTAATTATGCCGCAGGATCAATGGGTCCTGAAGCAGCATTTGAGTTGTTAGAACAAGATGGTTTTACTTGGGATTGGCAGCCTGACGTTTGGTACCGTGAACGTGGTAAACTTTAA
- a CDS encoding GH25 family lysozyme translates to MKKIKFNGVILGTLLTLSLGMSTQSYAEEASTSDTFVESTTLTTETEPTTTTVDSVSVDSSSSDSTETESSESIESTEQLYFDDYYLPSDRSDLNPVARSSNLLRSSMDIVHAGEANRPKSQFIDISSHNSSISVANFKKMKTYGINGVVVKLTEGDYYINPYAQEQINNATAAGLKVSAYHYAHYTTGSSASKEAAYFVSLANRFKLPKSTVMVIDIEEGKMLNANLTPNTTTFVNTLKSKGFSNTMYYMNRSYATSGYFSVSKFGAKNMWVAQYPYTPTANMKWNNEFSAWQWSSQYYIPGIAHPFDISMDYTGYLENGAQGKWLSANQYVTITKKNYSIWSNFNFNSTTNSTKNLYNQTFKVSGMYKHMNGATYYSLYDNNGKWKGYLNASATTKASGPQGIWLNENKYVTLTKKGQTLWGDINKFSSKKGNSTNLFQQTFQVKGKYRHVSGATYFSLYDNKGTWRGYLNANGATSATGPQGAWLNENKYVTLTKKGQTLWGDINKFSSKKGNSTSLFQQTFQVKGKYQHLSGAVYYSLYDGKGNWKGYLNAAGASLATGPQGTWLKENKYVTLTKKEQTLWGDINKFSSKKGNSTNLFQQTLQVKGKYNHVSGATYFSLYDNKGTWRGYLNANGATAASGAQGAWLKYDKNVTIERKGYTLWADLDKFSIKKGNTNTLYKKNYLVKGKYSHFSGALYYSIYDNKGTWIGYLNADATKK, encoded by the coding sequence ATGAAAAAAATAAAATTTAATGGGGTAATTTTAGGTACTTTACTCACTCTATCACTTGGAATGAGTACACAGTCATACGCTGAAGAAGCTTCCACATCAGACACTTTCGTTGAGTCAACTACGCTGACTACTGAGACTGAGCCAACGACTACCACAGTTGACTCGGTTTCAGTAGATTCGAGCAGTTCTGATTCTACCGAAACTGAATCGAGTGAATCCATTGAATCGACTGAGCAATTGTATTTTGATGACTATTATCTTCCATCTGATCGCTCAGATTTAAATCCAGTAGCTCGAAGCAGTAACCTACTCCGCAGTTCAATGGATATCGTTCATGCAGGCGAAGCCAACAGACCCAAGTCTCAATTTATTGATATATCGTCTCATAATAGTTCAATTTCAGTTGCGAATTTCAAAAAAATGAAAACATATGGTATTAACGGAGTTGTTGTGAAACTCACTGAAGGCGATTATTATATAAACCCATATGCTCAAGAACAGATCAATAATGCTACGGCTGCTGGTCTGAAGGTTTCTGCTTATCATTATGCTCACTATACAACTGGCAGTAGTGCCTCAAAAGAAGCTGCATATTTTGTTTCACTCGCTAATCGGTTCAAGTTACCAAAGTCTACAGTTATGGTGATTGATATTGAAGAAGGAAAAATGTTGAATGCTAATTTGACACCTAATACTACAACTTTCGTTAACACGCTAAAGTCTAAAGGTTTCTCTAATACTATGTACTATATGAATAGATCTTACGCTACAAGCGGGTATTTTTCTGTAAGCAAATTTGGTGCTAAAAACATGTGGGTTGCACAGTATCCTTATACACCAACTGCTAATATGAAATGGAATAACGAATTCTCAGCTTGGCAGTGGTCTTCTCAATATTATATTCCTGGTATAGCGCACCCCTTTGATATTTCCATGGATTATACTGGTTATCTTGAAAATGGTGCCCAAGGAAAATGGCTCAGCGCTAATCAATACGTAACAATCACCAAAAAGAATTATTCAATTTGGTCAAACTTTAATTTTAATTCAACAACCAATTCTACAAAGAATCTTTATAATCAAACGTTTAAAGTAAGTGGTATGTATAAACACATGAATGGCGCTACCTACTATTCACTCTATGATAATAATGGCAAATGGAAAGGATACTTGAACGCCTCTGCAACAACGAAGGCTTCTGGTCCTCAAGGAATTTGGCTAAATGAGAACAAATATGTGACGCTGACTAAAAAAGGACAAACGCTTTGGGGCGATATCAACAAATTCTCCAGTAAAAAAGGCAATTCAACGAACCTTTTTCAGCAAACTTTTCAAGTCAAAGGGAAATATCGACATGTTTCCGGTGCCACTTACTTCTCACTCTATGATAATAAAGGCACATGGCGAGGTTACCTAAATGCTAATGGCGCAACCAGTGCAACAGGTCCTCAAGGAGCTTGGCTAAACGAAAATAAATATGTTACCCTGACTAAAAAAGGGCAAACACTTTGGGGCGACATCAATAAATTTTCTAGCAAAAAAGGCAATTCAACGAGTCTCTTTCAGCAAACCTTCCAAGTCAAAGGAAAATATCAGCATCTTTCCGGTGCTGTTTACTACTCGCTTTATGATGGAAAAGGCAATTGGAAAGGCTATTTGAACGCTGCGGGTGCTAGTTTAGCAACAGGTCCTCAAGGTACGTGGTTAAAAGAAAATAAATATGTGACGCTGACTAAAAAAGAACAAACGCTTTGGGGCGATATCAATAAATTCTCTAGCAAAAAAGGCAATTCAACAAATCTTTTTCAACAAACCCTTCAAGTCAAAGGAAAATACAATCATGTTTCTGGTGCCACTTATTTTTCACTCTATGATAATAAAGGCACATGGCGAGGTTACCTAAATGCTAATGGGGCGACTGCTGCTTCAGGAGCTCAGGGTGCTTGGCTAAAATATGATAAAAATGTAACGATTGAAAGAAAAGGCTATACGCTTTGGGCAGACCTCGATAAATTTTCTATAAAAAAAGGCAATACAAACACCCTTTACAAGAAAAATTATCTTGTTAAAGGAAAATACAGCCACTTTTCTGGGGCTCTCTACTATTCAATTTATGACAATAAAGGAACTTGGATCGGTTATCTAAACGCCGATGCAACAAAAAAATAG
- a CDS encoding IS3 family transposase (programmed frameshift) has product MAKYDYDFKKSVVEAYRRGEGGYVALARRYGIPAVSTVHKWVKIVEKLGFDALNRRKNKQTYSSQFKQDVIHYYLTSGDSYLDVALNYGLPSGNLLQHWHQLFQREGIEGFLPKLKGRPSMTKKKKKQTPKKPLTREQELERENELLRAELAFIKKLRALGMNIPNRLKNEMHESSTNSEKEFRLTILLEATKFPKATYMYWQKRLNRENPDAKLEETIKEIFEENNGNYGYRRIQIALNEHGIRVNQKKIRRIMRKLGLKSVKFTRKSRKYNSYKGTVGRVAKNRIHRRFVTSVPHQKITTDTSEFKYYEQDTNGKPVIKKLYLDPFLDMFNGEILSYRISEKPNTKAVLDAQKEAIEHTADCPYRRTFHSDQGWAYQMNGYRKPLADKKIFQSMSRKGNCLDNSPMENFFGLLKQEMYHGVIYTSFEGLKRAINEWINYYNHHRIKTKLGCSPVRYRERMTA; this is encoded by the exons GTGGCTAAATATGATTATGACTTTAAAAAATCAGTAGTTGAAGCGTATAGGAGGGGTGAAGGTGGGTATGTGGCTCTAGCTCGCCGATACGGTATTCCAGCTGTTTCGACAGTACACAAATGGGTGAAGATTGTAGAAAAGTTGGGCTTTGATGCCTTGAACCGACGAAAAAACAAACAAACTTACTCTTCCCAATTCAAGCAAGATGTCATACACTATTATTTGACTAGCGGTGACTCTTACCTTGATGTCGCATTGAACTATGGATTGCCATCAGGAAATCTACTCCAACATTGGCACCAACTATTTCAGCGTGAAGGCATTGAAGGGTTCTTACCGAAACTGAAAGGAAGGCCTTCAATGACTAAGAAAAAGAAGAAACAAACACCAAAGAAGCCATTAACACGTGAACAAGAACTGGAACGAGAAAATGAACTACTTCGTGCAGAACTTGCCTTCATAAAAAAGCTCCGAGCTTTAGGGATGAATATCCCGAATCGACTCAAGAACGAGATGCACGAATCATCCACGAACTCCGAAA AAGAGTTCCGATTAACGATTCTTCTTGAAGCAACAAAATTCCCTAAAGCGACATACATGTATTGGCAAAAGCGATTGAATCGTGAGAATCCAGATGCCAAGCTAGAGGAAACCATTAAAGAAATTTTTGAAGAAAACAATGGAAATTACGGCTATCGTCGGATTCAAATCGCCCTGAACGAACATGGAATAAGGGTAAATCAAAAGAAAATTCGTCGAATCATGCGTAAGCTTGGGCTGAAGAGCGTAAAGTTTACACGTAAATCACGTAAGTACAATTCCTACAAAGGAACTGTTGGACGAGTGGCAAAGAATCGGATTCACAGACGGTTTGTCACCTCGGTTCCACATCAAAAAATTACAACGGATACTTCTGAATTTAAGTATTATGAACAAGATACGAATGGAAAACCTGTTATCAAGAAGCTTTATTTAGACCCGTTCCTGGATATGTTTAACGGGGAGATTCTGTCTTATCGAATCTCAGAAAAACCAAATACAAAGGCTGTTCTTGACGCTCAGAAAGAAGCCATAGAACACACAGCAGACTGCCCCTACCGTCGGACTTTCCATTCTGACCAAGGCTGGGCTTACCAGATGAATGGTTATAGAAAGCCTTTAGCGGATAAAAAAATATTCCAGAGCATGTCCCGAAAAGGGAATTGTCTCGACAATTCACCGATGGAGAATTTCTTTGGTCTATTAAAGCAAGAAATGTATCATGGTGTGATTTATACAAGCTTTGAAGGGTTGAAGCGAGCAATTAATGAGTGGATTAATTACTATAATCATCACCGAATCAAAACGAAACTCGGCTGCAGTCCCGTTAGATATCGCGAACGGATGACCGCATAA